In Sphingomonas sp. R1, a single genomic region encodes these proteins:
- the gyrA gene encoding DNA gyrase subunit A codes for MTDETLLADPSDITPISIVDEMKTSYLDYAMSVIVARALPDVRDGLKPVHRRILYAAQEGGYVAGRPYRKSARLVGDVMGKYHPHGDSSIYDAMARMAQDWAMRVPLIDGQGNFGSMDPDPPAAMRYTEARLARVATALLDDIEKDTVDFVPNYDGSESEPSVLPARFPNLLVNGAGGIAVGMATNIPPHNLGEVINACLAYIDNGAVTLEELMELVPGPDFPTGAVILGRSGCRSAYQTGRGSILVRSRHEFEQRGERRSIVLTEIPYQQGKNALVEKIAEAAKEKRIEGVSDIRDESSREGVRIVIDLRRDATPEVVLNQIWRNTPAQSSFPANMLAIRGGRPELLNLRDIIEAFVKFREEVITRRSKFELAKARDRAHILLGLVIAVTNLDEMVKIIRGSSSPAAAREALLAREWPIAEIAPYIRLVEAVDTEVTGDTYRLSDTQVRAILDLRLHRLTALGRDEIGDELKELADSIAELLEILGNRAKLYEVLRGELVLIRDTYATPRKTEIAAAADGIDDEDLIEREDMVVTVTVQGYIKRTPLDAFRAQARGGKGRAGMATKDEDAITELFVTSTHTPVLFFSTLGRVYRMKVWRLPEGGPATRGRPMINLLPLANGETISTVLPLPEDEDEWANLHVMFATAKGNVRRNSMDLFTNVPSNGKIAMKFEGEDEDDRLIGVALLNEGDDVLLATRAGKAIRFPGEDVRAFQSRASTGVRGMRLGDGDQVMSLSILHRSGASQEERDTYLRFAPWKGEREGEHGLDESRFEEMKSREQFILTVCANGYGKLSSAYEYRRTGRGGQGITNIDNIARNGPVVASFPATKGHQLMLVTDQAKMIRMSLGDLRVIGRNSAGVRLFNVAQNEHVVSAARIEENEDEAEMNLGDGAVASEATPDAVPGEDLADGGEG; via the coding sequence TTGACCGACGAGACCCTGCTCGCCGACCCTTCTGACATTACCCCGATCTCGATCGTCGACGAGATGAAGACCTCGTACCTCGATTACGCGATGAGCGTGATCGTGGCGCGCGCCCTGCCCGACGTTCGGGACGGCCTGAAGCCCGTCCACCGCCGCATCCTCTATGCCGCCCAGGAAGGCGGCTATGTCGCCGGACGGCCCTACCGCAAGTCCGCCCGCCTGGTCGGTGACGTGATGGGTAAATACCACCCGCACGGCGACAGCTCGATCTACGACGCGATGGCGCGCATGGCGCAGGACTGGGCGATGCGCGTGCCGCTGATCGACGGCCAGGGAAATTTCGGCTCGATGGACCCGGATCCGCCCGCCGCGATGCGCTACACCGAAGCGCGCCTCGCTCGCGTGGCGACGGCGCTGCTCGACGATATCGAGAAGGACACGGTCGACTTCGTGCCGAACTATGACGGCTCGGAAAGCGAGCCGTCGGTCTTGCCCGCCCGCTTCCCCAATTTGCTGGTCAACGGCGCGGGCGGCATCGCGGTCGGCATGGCGACCAACATTCCGCCGCACAATCTCGGCGAAGTGATCAACGCCTGCCTCGCCTATATCGACAATGGCGCGGTCACGCTCGAAGAGCTGATGGAGCTGGTGCCGGGGCCGGACTTCCCGACCGGCGCGGTGATCCTCGGGCGTTCGGGCTGCCGCTCGGCCTATCAGACCGGCCGCGGCTCGATCCTGGTGCGCTCGCGCCACGAGTTCGAGCAGCGCGGCGAGCGCCGCTCGATCGTGCTCACCGAAATCCCCTACCAGCAGGGCAAGAACGCGCTGGTCGAGAAGATCGCCGAGGCCGCCAAGGAAAAGCGGATCGAAGGCGTCTCCGACATTCGCGACGAAAGCTCGCGCGAGGGCGTGCGCATCGTCATCGACCTGCGCCGCGACGCGACGCCCGAGGTGGTGCTCAACCAGATCTGGCGGAACACCCCCGCCCAGTCGAGCTTCCCGGCCAACATGCTCGCGATCCGCGGCGGCCGCCCGGAACTGCTCAACCTGCGCGACATCATCGAGGCCTTCGTCAAGTTCCGCGAGGAGGTCATCACCCGCCGCTCGAAGTTCGAGCTGGCCAAGGCGCGCGACCGTGCGCACATCTTGCTCGGCCTGGTGATCGCGGTCACCAATCTCGACGAGATGGTGAAGATCATCCGCGGCTCGTCGAGCCCGGCCGCCGCGCGCGAGGCGTTGCTCGCCCGCGAATGGCCGATCGCCGAGATCGCGCCGTACATCCGCCTCGTCGAGGCGGTGGACACCGAGGTGACCGGCGATACCTACCGCCTGTCCGACACCCAGGTTCGCGCGATCCTCGACCTGCGCCTGCACCGCCTCACCGCGCTCGGCCGCGACGAGATCGGCGACGAGCTCAAGGAACTCGCCGATTCGATCGCCGAACTGCTCGAGATCCTCGGCAATCGTGCCAAGCTCTACGAAGTACTGCGCGGCGAGCTGGTGCTGATCCGCGACACCTATGCCACCCCGCGCAAGACCGAGATCGCCGCCGCCGCCGACGGCATCGACGACGAGGACCTGATCGAGCGCGAGGACATGGTCGTGACCGTCACGGTCCAGGGCTATATCAAGCGCACCCCGCTCGATGCCTTCCGCGCCCAGGCGCGCGGCGGCAAGGGCCGCGCCGGCATGGCGACCAAGGACGAGGATGCGATCACCGAGCTGTTCGTCACCTCGACGCACACGCCGGTGCTGTTCTTCTCCACGCTTGGCCGCGTCTATCGCATGAAGGTGTGGCGCCTGCCCGAGGGCGGCCCCGCCACCCGCGGCCGGCCGATGATCAACCTGCTGCCGCTTGCCAATGGCGAGACGATTTCGACCGTGCTCCCGCTGCCGGAGGACGAGGACGAGTGGGCGAACCTCCACGTGATGTTCGCCACCGCCAAGGGCAATGTCCGGCGGAACAGCATGGACCTGTTCACGAACGTGCCCTCGAACGGCAAGATCGCGATGAAGTTCGAAGGCGAAGACGAGGATGATCGCCTGATCGGCGTCGCCCTGCTCAACGAAGGCGACGACGTTCTGCTGGCGACGCGCGCCGGCAAGGCGATCCGCTTCCCCGGCGAGGACGTCCGCGCCTTCCAGAGCCGGGCTTCCACCGGCGTGCGCGGCATGCGGCTGGGCGACGGCGACCAGGTGATGTCGCTGTCGATCCTGCACCGCTCGGGCGCCAGCCAGGAAGAGCGCGACACCTATCTCCGCTTCGCCCCCTGGAAGGGCGAGCGCGAAGGCGAGCATGGCTTGGATGAGTCGCGCTTCGAGGAGATGAAGAGTCGCGAGCAGTTCATCCTCACCGTCTGCGCCAACGGCTATGGAAAGCTCAGCTCCGCCTATGAATATCGCCGCACGGGTCGTGGCGGCCAGGGCATCACCAACATCGACAACATCGCCCGCAACGGGCCGGTGGTGGCGAGCTTCCCGGCGACCAAGGGACACCAGCTCATGTTGGTGACCGACCAGGCCAAGATGATCCGCATGTCGCTGGGCGATCTGCGCGTGATCGGCCGCAACTCGGCGGGCGTGCGGCTGTTCAACGTCGCGCAGAACGAGCATGTCGTCTCGGCGGCACGCATCGAAGAGAACGAGGACGAGGCCGAGATGAACCTGGGCGATGGCGCAGTGGCCAGCGAAGCAACGCCGGACGCGGTGCCGGGTGAAGACCTCGCCGACGGCGGCGAGGGCTGA
- a CDS encoding tetratricopeptide repeat protein, translating into MKFVSKLALTAMLALGAPALVATPALAQKDKKGAAKEDPNALKVGDAFRKAAAPAMEAVQAKNWAVAAPAVDALDQVAQNDDEKYYAAYLRSRVQIGQNDMAGLTKTLPILIASPRTPANELPIYKRQYYTIIGNQALNEKKYAEGIDGLLKAREAGNNDFDISIALANAYAQTGKPNESVAEVDRAIQAVKATGQKPPVAWYQFAIPRVYATGNRAATAEWMKKMIADYPTKQNWRWGVLVMRGSADSAGGRLTSAQRIDLYRLLRTTKVMADQNDYVDYAESVNSAGLPWEAVAAIDEGRSTGKIPAGNPDIARIYASAQTKAKAEGSLTPLIKQSQAAANGKMAAQTGDAFLASGDYAKAVELYDVALQKGGVASDDVNLHRGIALYNLGRKEDARTTFGQIKAAPAVDLAALWTVALDLPALS; encoded by the coding sequence ATGAAGTTTGTTTCGAAGCTTGCGCTGACCGCGATGCTTGCGCTGGGGGCACCCGCGCTGGTGGCGACGCCGGCGCTCGCCCAGAAGGACAAGAAGGGCGCCGCGAAGGAAGATCCCAACGCGCTCAAGGTGGGGGATGCCTTCCGCAAGGCAGCCGCCCCGGCAATGGAAGCGGTGCAGGCCAAGAACTGGGCAGTCGCAGCACCTGCGGTCGATGCGCTCGATCAGGTCGCGCAGAACGACGACGAGAAATATTATGCCGCCTATCTTCGCTCGCGCGTGCAGATCGGCCAGAACGACATGGCTGGCCTCACCAAGACGCTGCCGATCCTGATCGCCAGCCCGCGCACGCCTGCGAACGAGCTGCCGATCTACAAGCGGCAATATTACACGATCATCGGCAACCAGGCGCTCAACGAGAAGAAGTATGCCGAGGGGATCGATGGCCTGCTGAAGGCGCGCGAGGCCGGCAATAACGACTTCGACATCTCGATCGCACTTGCCAATGCCTATGCGCAGACCGGCAAGCCGAACGAGTCGGTCGCCGAAGTGGATCGCGCGATCCAGGCGGTGAAGGCCACCGGTCAGAAGCCGCCGGTCGCCTGGTACCAGTTCGCGATCCCGCGCGTGTACGCGACGGGCAACCGCGCCGCCACGGCGGAGTGGATGAAGAAGATGATCGCCGACTATCCGACCAAGCAGAACTGGCGCTGGGGCGTTCTGGTGATGCGCGGCAGCGCGGATTCGGCGGGCGGTCGTCTGACCTCGGCGCAGCGTATCGATCTCTATCGCCTGCTGCGCACCACCAAGGTGATGGCCGACCAGAACGACTATGTCGATTATGCGGAATCGGTGAACTCGGCAGGCCTGCCATGGGAAGCCGTGGCCGCGATCGACGAGGGCCGTTCGACGGGCAAGATCCCGGCGGGCAACCCGGACATCGCCCGCATCTACGCCTCGGCTCAGACCAAGGCGAAGGCCGAAGGCTCGCTCACCCCGCTGATCAAGCAGTCGCAGGCTGCCGCGAACGGCAAGATGGCAGCGCAGACCGGCGACGCGTTCCTCGCCTCTGGCGACTATGCCAAGGCCGTGGAACTGTACGACGTGGCACTGCAGAAGGGCGGCGTTGCATCCGACGACGTCAACCTGCACCGCGGCATCGCGCTCTACAATCTCGGCCGCAAGGAAGATGCGCGGACCACCTTCGGTCAGATCAAGGCGGCACCGGCCGTCGATCTCGCTGCGCTGTGGACGGTGGCACTGGATCTCCCGGCGCTCTCCTGA
- a CDS encoding Lrp/AsnC family transcriptional regulator, with the protein MRFDEIDVRILGLLQENGRMTNVELADRVGLTAPPCLRRVRALEQEGAIKGYHAALDPAALGYNLTVFAMVSLKSQAESDLRAFEQLVAEIPEVRECHMLNGEIDFILKIVAPDLQSFQTILTTRLTTAPNVEHVKTSLTIRTAKALPGVPVPDHQG; encoded by the coding sequence ATGCGATTCGACGAGATCGACGTCCGGATCCTTGGATTACTCCAGGAGAATGGCCGCATGACCAATGTCGAGCTGGCCGACCGGGTCGGACTGACTGCCCCACCCTGCCTGCGTCGCGTCCGCGCGCTGGAACAGGAAGGCGCCATCAAGGGATATCATGCCGCGCTGGACCCCGCCGCGCTCGGCTACAATCTGACCGTCTTCGCGATGGTAAGCCTTAAAAGTCAAGCCGAAAGCGACCTGCGGGCCTTCGAACAGCTCGTTGCGGAGATTCCGGAGGTTCGCGAATGCCACATGCTCAACGGCGAGATTGACTTCATCCTGAAGATCGTTGCGCCGGATCTGCAGAGCTTCCAGACCATCCTTACGACGCGGCTCACCACCGCCCCCAATGTTGAGCACGTCAAGACGTCCCTCACCATCCGGACCGCCAAGGCCCTGCCCGGCGTGCCCGTGCCTGACCACCAGGGCTAA
- a CDS encoding histidine kinase dimerization/phospho-acceptor domain-containing protein: MRYDDTLETVLAGDVRSATGAPLAWRQLVDLIGRGRVPADDRAMEMLASIRTLVPIEARIASARALEGACPPPALVLLLAVDDLRVALPVLRTAQLSEGDWLALLPKLAPGARHVLRNRRDLAPAILRALESFGPADFVLPDHSDAGALGADAQPSMRGEDAPDGLFAVADLMARIARYRQDRDHFERGRPPERARSFRFETDAMGVVRWVEGVRREPVIGLSLDLQGLSAGSRLDGVASGAFRRRAGFTNARLTIAGESDAGGDWLVSGLPVFDQVTGRFTGYRGNARRPRSDERAEPQRVSPEADALRQIVHELRTPTNAIAGFAEMIETEMLGPVPEPYRDRAAVIRAQARELLGAIDDLDLAARIESAALSLSAGRVAVRPLLAGIVDDLGELLALRGSSIALAPGELFVAGDPRAIERLLARLLATLVSATAAEERLCVRFALEGDGQVAIRIDRPRALGQFPGDAVLGIDDEHEEDGALLGTGFALRLARNLARELGGSLRIAPDLLTLRLPAAAAEAAAEQAHRH, translated from the coding sequence TTGCGGTATGACGATACGCTGGAAACGGTGCTGGCGGGCGATGTCCGCTCGGCGACGGGTGCGCCGCTCGCCTGGCGGCAGCTCGTCGACCTGATCGGTCGCGGCCGCGTGCCGGCGGACGACCGGGCGATGGAAATGCTTGCGTCGATCCGAACGCTGGTCCCCATCGAGGCGAGGATCGCCAGTGCCCGCGCGCTCGAAGGCGCATGCCCGCCGCCGGCGCTCGTCCTGCTGTTGGCGGTCGATGACCTGCGCGTTGCCTTGCCCGTGTTGCGGACCGCGCAGTTGAGCGAAGGCGATTGGCTTGCGCTGCTCCCCAAACTCGCGCCGGGGGCTCGCCATGTGCTGCGCAATCGCCGCGATCTCGCTCCCGCAATCCTGCGCGCGCTGGAAAGCTTCGGCCCGGCGGATTTCGTGCTGCCGGATCACAGCGACGCCGGCGCCCTCGGCGCCGACGCGCAGCCCTCGATGCGCGGCGAAGATGCGCCCGATGGCTTGTTCGCCGTCGCCGATCTGATGGCGCGGATCGCGCGCTACCGACAGGACCGCGACCATTTCGAGCGCGGCCGACCGCCCGAGCGCGCCCGCAGTTTCCGGTTCGAGACCGACGCGATGGGCGTCGTCCGCTGGGTGGAAGGTGTGCGCCGAGAGCCGGTAATCGGGTTGTCGCTCGATCTTCAGGGCCTTTCCGCCGGTAGCCGCCTGGACGGCGTGGCCAGCGGCGCCTTTCGACGGCGGGCCGGGTTCACCAATGCCCGCCTGACGATCGCGGGCGAGTCGGACGCGGGCGGGGACTGGCTGGTCTCCGGTCTTCCCGTGTTCGACCAGGTCACCGGTCGCTTCACCGGCTATCGGGGCAATGCGCGCCGTCCGCGCAGCGACGAACGCGCCGAGCCGCAGCGGGTGTCGCCCGAGGCGGACGCACTGCGCCAGATCGTGCATGAACTCCGCACGCCCACCAATGCGATCGCCGGCTTTGCCGAGATGATCGAGACCGAAATGCTGGGGCCGGTGCCGGAACCATACCGCGATCGCGCCGCGGTGATCCGCGCCCAGGCGCGCGAACTGCTCGGCGCGATCGACGATCTCGATCTCGCGGCACGCATCGAAAGTGCGGCGCTGTCGCTGTCCGCTGGGCGCGTGGCGGTGCGGCCCCTGCTTGCTGGCATCGTCGACGATCTGGGCGAGTTGCTGGCACTTCGGGGGTCGTCCATCGCGCTGGCACCGGGCGAACTGTTCGTCGCGGGCGATCCCCGTGCGATCGAACGCCTGCTCGCACGCCTGTTGGCCACGCTGGTCTCGGCGACGGCGGCGGAGGAGCGCCTCTGCGTCCGCTTCGCGCTGGAGGGCGATGGGCAGGTCGCGATCCGCATCGATCGCCCGCGTGCGCTGGGCCAGTTCCCGGGCGATGCCGTGCTCGGCATCGATGACGAGCATGAGGAGGATGGCGCGCTGCTCGGCACCGGCTTCGCGCTTCGCCTGGCGCGAAACCTGGCGCGCGAACTGGGCGGCAGCCTGAGGATCGCGCCCGATCTGCTCACCTTGCGCCTGCCGGCCGCGGCGGCGGAGGCTGCGGCGGAGCAGGCGCACCGCCACTAG
- a CDS encoding tyrosine-type recombinase/integrase — MKTRYKNVTIAPDRHGKLRARFRKAGVAPVYMKTLPDQPGFEAEYKALLAGVPSQMETRHAPGSVHDLCTRYYRAADFAAKGTAETRTRRRWLIESFRNEFGNDRVTDFRFEHIEAILMKRTEKQKLKNGRTFGGQVAAVKLRKELLRLFAYAKKLEWISSNPVADAEKVGKERLQGFHTWSEEDIAAYQKHHKLGTKARLALEIILWTGQRRGDARLFGPKHIVNGRINYQAGKTGDNIWMPLATDLRRAIDAMPSVGISTYLVTEFGKPFTKDGFGNKMREWCDEAGLPKCTAHGLRKAIARRMAESRLTDEQIMSVGGWKSSSQVRTYTEAANKRGLADGAIQQIDGLYSTKD; from the coding sequence ATGAAGACGCGGTACAAGAACGTCACCATCGCCCCCGATCGCCACGGCAAGCTGCGCGCGCGCTTCCGAAAGGCGGGAGTGGCTCCCGTATACATGAAGACCCTGCCCGATCAGCCCGGCTTCGAAGCCGAATACAAGGCGCTGCTCGCCGGGGTGCCGTCGCAGATGGAAACGCGCCACGCGCCGGGCAGCGTTCACGATTTATGCACTCGCTATTATCGCGCGGCCGACTTTGCCGCAAAGGGCACGGCCGAAACGCGTACCCGCCGCCGTTGGCTGATCGAGAGCTTCCGCAACGAGTTCGGCAACGATCGCGTCACTGATTTCCGCTTCGAACACATCGAGGCAATCCTGATGAAGCGCACCGAGAAGCAGAAGCTGAAGAACGGCCGGACCTTCGGTGGCCAGGTCGCGGCGGTGAAGCTGCGCAAGGAACTACTGCGGCTGTTCGCCTACGCCAAAAAGCTCGAGTGGATCAGCTCGAACCCCGTGGCCGATGCGGAGAAGGTGGGCAAGGAACGGCTGCAGGGGTTTCACACCTGGAGCGAGGAAGACATCGCCGCGTACCAGAAGCACCACAAGCTGGGCACCAAGGCCCGGCTGGCGTTGGAAATCATCCTCTGGACCGGCCAGCGCCGCGGCGACGCCCGCCTCTTCGGCCCGAAGCACATCGTCAATGGCCGCATCAACTATCAGGCGGGGAAGACCGGCGATAACATCTGGATGCCCCTCGCCACCGATCTTCGCCGCGCGATCGATGCCATGCCCAGCGTCGGCATCAGCACCTACCTGGTGACCGAGTTCGGCAAGCCGTTCACGAAGGACGGCTTCGGCAACAAGATGCGCGAATGGTGCGACGAAGCAGGCCTGCCGAAATGCACCGCCCACGGCCTGCGCAAGGCGATCGCCCGCCGCATGGCCGAAAGCCGCCTCACCGACGAACAGATTATGTCGGTGGGCGGTTGGAAAAGCTCCAGCCAGGTGCGCACCTATACCGAGGCGGCCAACAAACGGGGGCTGGCGGACGGCGCGATTCAGCAGATTGACGGGCTGTATTCGACCAAGGATTGA
- a CDS encoding IS110 family transposase has translation MPKPTKGTVVPNRFQPVMIDTVDREALFGGLISAGHTVEYARVQADTLPSTDGALQMLARHREASTAALTAEIQRLREALREADEMLAFWPENPDDLSGDLSSAADAVRSRITAATRAALSTPSEVSNQTQALEGKSSFSTSVGVLGPHQHQWAYGTATGGLSCVKCQETRAYDHPDTQAYLAQLQRGQTTYRVSEPVADESGGEGESFQQRVQPWLMACFGEMIAGDREERNHRFLEEALELVQACGCSASEAHQLVDYVFGRDIGEPTQEVGGVMVTLAALCLANGLDMHANGETELARIWTKVEAIRAKQAAKPKHSPLPQHVATPPNPTNGDAVEDSDEEIVPVPLSAAQAAEDQALGVWPRSEDRVLNNINRSLRLAFMEGFYFAHFYDESILALRKDNRKLREALDWFSGQHRLSLQYYASPVPEGASEDTGWQVFRESGSSDELQLDIVGRGKSLIDAIQSALATLAKHGGAEG, from the coding sequence ATGCCAAAGCCAACCAAGGGCACGGTGGTGCCGAATCGGTTCCAGCCCGTGATGATCGATACCGTTGATCGCGAGGCGCTTTTCGGCGGCCTGATCTCCGCCGGCCACACCGTCGAATATGCCCGCGTGCAGGCGGATACCCTGCCGTCTACCGATGGCGCGCTGCAGATGCTGGCCCGCCACCGCGAGGCATCCACAGCCGCGCTGACTGCTGAGATCCAGCGGTTGCGGGAGGCTTTGCGCGAAGCCGACGAGATGCTAGCCTTCTGGCCAGAAAACCCCGATGACTTGTCAGGCGATCTTTCAAGCGCGGCAGATGCCGTCCGCTCCCGGATCACTGCAGCCACTCGCGCCGCCCTATCCACCCCCTCCGAGGTAAGCAACCAAACTCAAGCGCTGGAAGGGAAAAGTTCCTTCTCGACCAGTGTCGGCGTTCTTGGCCCGCACCAACACCAATGGGCGTACGGCACGGCAACCGGTGGCTTGTCCTGTGTGAAGTGCCAGGAAACGCGAGCGTATGATCACCCGGATACGCAAGCGTATCTGGCGCAACTGCAACGAGGCCAGACCACCTACAGGGTAAGCGAGCCTGTTGCCGACGAGAGCGGTGGGGAGGGGGAGAGCTTCCAGCAGCGCGTGCAGCCGTGGCTTATGGCCTGCTTCGGCGAGATGATCGCGGGTGACCGTGAGGAGCGCAATCACCGCTTCCTCGAAGAGGCCCTTGAGCTTGTCCAGGCATGCGGATGCTCGGCCAGCGAGGCGCATCAGCTCGTAGACTATGTGTTCGGCCGCGACATCGGCGAGCCCACCCAAGAGGTCGGCGGCGTGATGGTGACGCTTGCCGCGCTCTGCCTCGCTAACGGGCTCGACATGCACGCGAACGGCGAAACGGAGCTGGCACGCATCTGGACGAAAGTGGAGGCGATCCGCGCCAAGCAGGCCGCCAAGCCCAAGCATTCGCCGCTTCCGCAGCACGTCGCCACCCCACCCAATCCCACCAACGGGGACGCTGTGGAGGATTCGGACGAAGAGATCGTCCCAGTCCCTCTGAGTGCTGCGCAAGCGGCAGAGGATCAAGCGTTGGGTGTTTGGCCGAGGTCAGAAGACCGCGTTCTTAACAACATCAACCGAAGCCTGCGCCTTGCCTTTATGGAAGGCTTCTACTTCGCCCACTTCTATGATGAATCAATACTCGCCCTAAGGAAGGACAACCGGAAGCTACGAGAGGCGCTGGACTGGTTCAGCGGCCAGCACCGGCTTAGCCTGCAGTACTATGCTTCGCCCGTCCCCGAGGGGGCTAGCGAAGACACGGGGTGGCAGGTGTTCCGCGAAAGCGGCTCCTCAGATGAGCTTCAGTTGGACATTGTTGGCCGTGGCAAGAGCCTGATCGACGCCATCCAGTCCGCTCTCGCCACCCTCGCCAAGCACGGAGGGGCGGAAGGATGA